A window of Grus americana isolate bGruAme1 chromosome 15, bGruAme1.mat, whole genome shotgun sequence genomic DNA:
GGAATGCGTGACGGGCAGCAGCAATAAAACAGTGCTACAAAATCCTTCTCTCATTAGGGCATGGCTCAAAGTGGCCCTTTGCGTGGGGCTTAGCTCTGAAAGCCTCTGAGCAAACGCACCAATGAGTTCCTCATTGCGGTTCAGTCTCTCCAGTTGTCgtgaggaaacaaaacaaaaaaaaaaaaaaaaaaaaagaaaaaaagacatagcCGGTATCCAAAGTTCATGACTTGTTCCTCTTGGGTTTATCCTATGTGTGCTCTAGCTCCCCTCCTTGCAGATGTCACAACTTGCGCTGCTGTGCATTGGACCCTTTGCCGTGAAGCTGAGAAGcatctggaagaaaataaaaccaaatggGAAGGGGGTTCAGCATCAGCTCCACGGAGCTGCGTGCAGCTGGGGCGGCCAGATCTCTCTGCACAGAAAGACCTACTTTTCCCTTCCAGGGAAGGGAATCGGGGGTTAAGAGGATGTGCTTGGAGATATCTTACACCTGGGAGCAGCCTGCCTCTGCGCCTGAGTAAGGGACACGGGAAGTTCCTGTGGCCTCCCAGCAAAAGCACCACGGCACAGATTCAGATTGCTGGTGTACTAGCTAGCCTATGCTCTTCTCTAAAAGCCACCCAACCGTGTCTCCCCATCCAGGAAACTAGAAATACATGGTACTTGCTGCCTTGCATCTAAAGGTGGTTTGAAATAACACCGTTAGTACACCTTTGCTGTTGTAAGGAAGGCTTTAGGTGCCCACCAATAGCAACTGGAATCACAGGAATCTAATCGCCAAgtaaaagaaaggaacagacaTGGAGGGAAAAGAGCAAGTgcactgaagagagaaaaaggaaggaagtttAAGGAAGCAAAAGTTTTCAAGGAGCAATTAAAACTACCATCAGACTACGATGAACAAATGGGTGTACTGAGATGTGCAGTTAAGCAGCAGTGACACCGAGCAGCGTAGCAACAGCTTCTCCTCCAGGACAAGGACAGTTCATTCCATGCAAGAGCTCAGCCCCAGCACGTCACATTCCTAAAGCAAGCGGCCAGGACCATCACCACAGCACCAGCACACAGGCACCTCCACCAGCAAATGCAGCGGTAACACCACACAAGCAAGCACCAGATGCTTCTCACTCAAACGCTTTCTGATGAATGCTGGTataagcattttcatttaagaCAGCACCATTTCCTTGCATTTGCAGCAACCTCCCAGCGCACCAGAGGCCTCGCAGCTTTCAGACACAGCAACGCAGCTGCGGCCATCTGCTTATACGGCCAACCAGTTTATGccacaaaacaaattaatacaTTCTAAAACTAGGGTGACTGCTTAAATACCTCCTGTGTTCTACAAAGCACCACAACTGATACTATTCCCAGAGATGATAGCACTAAGCTCCATCTCCAATCTCTATGTGAAAACACCAGGTGAGAAAGCAGGTCCCTGCTGAAGCTGTCTCAATGGTCACGTTTTCCTCGCTTATTCCTAGTTACCTCTTGTCTACTCGCAGCTTCTGACACTCCAGTAACTACTCTAAGTGCCCTCAAATGACAGGACACAGAACTCCCTTCTCAGTGACACAGAATACGTTTCACAACCCACGTTCAAACCGAAATCAATCATCTCACTCTCCAGTTAATTGTGAATCTACAAACAGGAAGGAAGGGTCTGTCACACCAGTGATTGCTGCCGCTTCTGCTCTACTACACTGGAGTGGCAGAGCAACCCACCTCAGACAAACTTCAGCAAAAGAAGCACAGACAACAAATTCTTTGAATTTTCACCAGTGCACAGCTCGCTCTTTCTTCAGGAAAGAAGCCCTGTGCTCAGCAGTCAAGGGCATTTCACCCCATGACTGCTACGGGAGGCCTCATCAACTCCAGCGGGTTGTCCACACACCTAACAGCCTCGGTGCCACAGCATTAGGCGAGCACATCCACTCCTGCCTCAGGCTCGTATTGCCCAGTACGACAATCACAACAGGAGCAGGTACTAAGACAGTGGCACTGAACTGCACTGAAGCGATCgagaaagcagaaattactGATGGGATAAGCGACTCCCCGAAGCAGATAAGTCCGATCTCCTGGCCCTCCATTTCAATTTTCTGAATGCTGCACGGATCCCcctcacttttctccttcctccagcgTGCTACCGTATTTACACACGCTCCCAGCCCACCAGGCAGCACCCCATTTACAAGCAGAGAAGGTGTTCTTCAGAAACCTCTTGGTTTATGCATTGCTTCTACAAGCATCGAACTGGGGCAGGAACAGGCTTAACTGCAAAATCATCACGTTGTCAACACCAAGTAAAGCAGTCTCCATTTACACTACAAACTTGCCATGAAGGAGATGTAAGCAATTAGCTCAGCGCACAGACACAAGACGTTCTGGTCTGACACATTTTATATAGGTCACCAGTAACAAAACTCCACAGACCCAGAATATGCGTTCCTGGGCAGTCCTAGCAGACCGTGCATAAACACGCACAGCTTTAATCCTAGAAGGATAATTCTTCACCACGATGCAAGCAGCAAAGCTGAGTACCTCCAGGAACCAACACTTGGTATAAGCATCATTCCAGAAACACACAAGTTTGCCCTGGCTAACTACACAGGAGAGGACACGAGGGCTACGCCTCACTTTGTACCTCGGGGAGGCCGCGGGTTTTAGCGATGACCGCACCGGTCAGACAACGCGGAcaactgctttgcttttaccCCTAGAGATACAGGACGACTCACGGCGCAGAAGACAAACACGACCGTCTGACAAGTTACCTGGCAAACTCTGCGGTAAATGAGTGGACAGGGCAGAATGTGGGAGTGGCGCTGCATGGTGGGGGCTGGAGTGCAAGCCAGCTAGAAGACctagagagaaaaacaaagaaaagagaggggaaaaaaaaaaaaaaaagaacaaatacacactgaagacagaaacaagcagaggagctgcagccatTAGCCTATAGCTCAGCTTCCAGCTACTGGGAATTCCAGGCTAGCTCCAGGGATGTGCCCAAGGTTCTCCAAATGCAACTGCTGGAGATGTAAACGCACGAAGCAACAGCAGGAGAGATGGGTTGGTCTGCAATGGGTTAACACAGCAGAGCATTGGCGTCGTTGTTATTTGACAGCACAGGCACAAGTAACACGCACATGCGTGAGCAGGAGGTACTCACTGTGGCCAAGGCCATGGTGAAAAGttcctggagcagggcccgtAACTATTGCATCCTTTGATACTCCTGCTTTTGGGGAGGAGTCTGAACTGAAGGAGATGACATGAAGAGGGAAGGAATGAATAGGAGAGATAATACCTAATGGGGCGGAGCTCAGGGCAGCTGGCAGCTTTGGACTGCTGGACTTGTAGGATGGAGCCAGTACACTTAAGGAGGAAGAACTTGTTAGCAGCACAGCTCCACTAGTTCCTTTCtgaaaggcaacagaaaaagTCAGTCAGCAGTGGGAAAGCCAAGGCATGCTTAAAGAAGAACTGCAAAACATGGAGCACTCAAGAATTCCTCCTTGCAAGAAGCACTCTCCCAGCCAGGACCCAAGAGCTGCCAACTCGTGAGGTCATCTGGAGATACCCAGGGCACTGGCAATCCCGCTGCTGGATGTTATTATGTTCTTCTAAATATGACCTTACTGGATTTCACTCTCTTGTTCCCTAACTCTAGAACTGTACCTCCATTAGGCAGAGGAAAATCTTACACATTGCCTGCAAGTTCCAAGGAGGATTGCTTCCTACTCGCTTTTGGCAGCGTATCACTGCTGACAACTCGGTTCAGTGTACCCCTGCACCCAAGAATGTTATTTGGGATCCCTCCCATGGAGAGAGACAGCACTGGGAAATGCTTTTCAGCTCTCTATCTCATTAACAGGCAAGGTACATGGGCTGAGCAGTACTCACGTTCTTCAGACCCATTTAAATATATCCATTTAATTGCCCAGCTCTTTCCATATACCACAAAAGAAGGCAGGTATGAGCAGTAAACAACAAATTAATACAACAGCATTAGGAGCGATTACTTTTTTGCTATAGATGAAAATTAAGGCCCTTATACCATTAAATACAACAGCTGAGTAACTCAAGCCTGTATAGGAAACCCAGGAGTCCTTCATGCGACATTGTATCCCAATGAACTGTCAGACCCTGAATTCCATAGTTTGCCACTGAGTTTGATTCCAAACATCACTTCAGTAGCTTATGGAATAACTGGGGAGCAACAGAAAGTGGACAGAGATAACCACCAAAGCAAGCTGCGTAGGCATTTTGAGTTTATAGCCCAGTATCACAGGTTATTTATTCTATAGGTCAGATATGAAAAAAGTGGCAATAATTCTAAAATTACTTGTGATAATTGAAGGGAGGCCAAGTTTGCAGACTTAACTAACAACAAATTGATCGCTATAATTTTAGTTTATGCAATGATTTTTAACTCTCGTGATAACTTGCCTCACTGCACTTCCTCCTGACCCAAATGTGAGCCCTCCTGTCCCCGTAACTCACTAAGTCAGGGCAGGAACATTACGCAGCCTATGCAAAAATTGCAGTCTGGAAAGTACCACAGTATTTTGCTTAGTTGTTACTTtaagctgaaaatgaaagcttGCAGTGCAAGCTCATGGTAAAGGCCAGGACTTCCTAGCCTAAGCAGCCAAGATCCAGACAGTCATTCAAGAATTTCAGGAAATTCTTTTGAAGTCATCACTTTACAGCAAGTGTGAACAAGTCTGGAGACTGCCCGGCACAATGCCACGCGTTCTCCTGACTTTCAGCTGGGCCAGCGCACCCCTGCTTACCGGCACAGAGGTAGAAGATGCGGTGCTGCTAACAACAGCTGGCTTTAGGGAGGAGGTCAGCAATTTGGCCACCCCTTGAGTGCCTCCGCTAGAATCTCCGTTTGAACCTCCAGGAGGTGCCACCAGAGTCAGCTTCTGCGAAACGGGTGTCTTCTTCACCGAGGAGCTTGAGGAGGGGCGGCTGGACGCCTGGCCCGAGGAAGGGGTCTGCACACCGGGCAGCAAACTcccagaggagcagccctggtTTGCAGAAGCTCCAGATGAAGAGCTGCTGGAAGAGGCCCCATGCTTGGAGAGGGAACCAGAAACAAAGGGCGATTTGTAAGATTGTCCTGAAGAGCTAGAGCCACTTGAGTGCTTTCCTGCGTAGCTGAGAGATGATGAGGATGAGCCTGGGCTCTTGTGGGAGCTGCCGGCATTTTGGGTGCTGCCTGGTGATGCAGAGGAATGGAAGCTCTGAGCTTTGGTTGATGACTTGacctgctggaggagggagcGCTGAGGCAATGGAGAGGAGGACTTGGGATTCTGCAGTTTGGCAAACGGAGCCGGGGAGGTGAAAGTTTTCTGTAGCTGGCTGCCTGAGTGAAAGACCTTCACCTGAGAACCCGGCACTGGGGTGGAGGTCTGAGGCCCGTGGCTTGGCCGGACCAAGCTGTGGTGTTTCTGTTTAGCCTGGTGCGCATCAGGAAGGATTTTGCTGGGGGAGGCTTGGCAGGAGAGCTCTTTGTAATTAGAGTTCTCCGTCTTTTTGTCTTGAGAAGACTGGCCCAATGCCAGGGCCTGCTCAGCCAGGAAATTTAGAGGAGACTGGAGGGAACCAGAGGATGATGTAGGGGAAGGGTTGGACTTTGGAAATGTCCTCTTCTCCTCCGAGGATGCAAGAGTTGGGATCTTCTCTGGTGGAGCTTTTGGAGCTCCAGGAAGAGTAAAGTCAGGGCTCCCTCCCGCTCTGCTGTTCAGCACAGCCAGTTCCCTGGAAACTGCTTCGAGGGAAGAAGTGGGGTTATGAATTAAGTCCTCATCCAAAGAGTCAtccaggaaggcagcaggagtGCCAGTGTTGCTGGCTGCTTGGGCTGTCCCAAGGGACAGAAGTTCTCTGGTTTGGGCACTGATGCCCAGAGCTCCTCCCTGGGGCTCTGAAGACAGAGTTACGGTGCTGCTTGAGTGCATTGAAGGAACAGAAACCGATATCTTTTTATCTGGCTTGCAGGAAGATTCCTGGAACAAAATCACAGGAGAAGGCAGAGTCAGAACAGAGGTAGGGTTTACTgctgagaagggaagggaaggttCCCAATTTGGGGATAAAAGGCAGAATAAGCACATTCTGTGCCTGCTGgccccctgcctccctcccaaCTGCTGCTGCCATCAATTTTAGCTGCTGTTCtagttgtgtttttttcaagCCCAATACTGACTAGAGCTATTTCACAGTACAACTTCCTTGTACCTAATGTATAGATACAAGGCTCTAATACAGGATTTAAGTTGGCAGTCACTTGACTCTTGGTCTATGTCAACCATGAGaaccagaaaacaaagaactcACCTTCACTTTCACCTTAGTAGGAGCTATAACTTTCTTCTTCGCCCTGTTTTGAGGGAGACAAAAGAAACACAGCTCACTGAATGCCCACAGGGAAGCATCCAATTAGGGAGCACACTTGGGCCCTGTTAATGATGATCCACTGAGTCTTTTGCAAAGAACCGAGGGAACAGAGGCAGCATCTCAGGTTGCTAGGATTCAAAACTGTATGACATTTGTTGCTGCTCTAGGAAGCCCCAACTCCCTCACAGGGGAATGAAttagggagcagagcagagtctTGAAATGGTAGCAGAGCAGTGAAAGCACTCAACAGACACGTCCTGCACCGGCTGCAGAGCTAGGAGCTGCTACAGGAACCCACTGCTGACCTAACTACAGGAACACCCAGAGACAAACTGATACAGAGactgttttggaaaaaagttaCACATTTCTTTTAGGTTCCCAGAAGAAGTCAAGGATGCAAAAGCATCTGCCAAATCCACGGAAAATAGCGCATTTGGCCTGGTCAGATGCAATCTCTGGTACAAGACATCCCTGAACTGCTGGAACTGTATGGCTGAGGGAAGGATGACTCTACGCTCTATTTCACACTCCTCACACTTCCCCTCGCTCATCCAGTGCCAAGAACAGGACCGTCTGTCAAACAGACATCAGCCTAAGTCCGTATCATCATCTATTACAGACTGCCAGCAAGATCCATGAGACCCTTTGGCACTAAAGCACCTGCCCAGCTGGATTCCGATGGCTCTCTTGGTTTGCCACCCACAAGCCTGTTGCACCCACCTTCGCTAGCTTGAGCTCACTGTACCCCTCCTTTAACCAGGCAACAAGAAAGAGGGAATCCAGAATCCAGTAAGGACCGACTGAACAGGTAGCAATAATCACACTGCTGGCATCACACTCCATTTTACCCTCATCTGCCTCCCAGGGACTAGCACAGAGGCCCGACTCGTCTGTTGAACAAGGCCAGGAGGCAACCTGGCTTCAAAGTTCTTATCTTTGAGCTTTCTATAAGGCTAAAGTACCTCAGGAAGGTTGTCGTTAGGAGACGTCACGCAAAACCAACCACTCTTCTCCCTACGCCTTCCCCAAATGAAGCAGCGCCAAACTATCTGATGGGAGCCAAGCAAGCTCAGGTGCTCCTGCACGATCCACCCAGGCCCCAGGGAACGGAGTTCACCAGTTATCACTCCAAAGGAATGCTGCGCGATACTCACAGGACTGATGTGAGGTGTCCGTGTACACGCCTGCTCTCCTTAAACAGTGTCCTaagaagggaagagagcaaTGAGAAGTGATATCCAGCAAGACCCAGTAGAGTAGCTGGGATCACTGGAGACAGAGCTGCACAGTACAGCAGGGGACTTAGtgaaattaaaaccacagaGAGCAAACAAATATTCATCCCTTTTCCAGGAAAATCCTGCTGAACTCCCCCACACAATTCCCTCTCTGGGGAGCTATGCTTGTAGGCGCTGGAAAGGCCATTAAGGCAGTTGTTGGACAATAACTAAGGAAAAAGCTCTGCCAGCTTAAAAAGCTGACAGCCAACTGGAGAGGCAGTACAATTGTTCAAACTGGGTGTTACTGCTGCCATAGATCTTCCAAGAGCTGGCAGATCATAAAAGAGCTCTTCACCAACTTCAAGAGAGAAAGGTTACGTTCCCCTGCCTCAATACAACAAGATGGATGAGAAGCCTTCGCACGTTGCGTGTCTCTGTTGCCCTTGCATCCCCAGCAAACAGCTGAGGTGACTTCTTAAATCAGCACAACCGTTTCTGTAACAATTGACTAACCACAACCAATAAATAGAGCTTCAGCCAAAGCCCATTACTACTGAGGCTACGTAAACCAGAACCTCACACAAATGCTATTTCACCTAAACCAGCTGCCGCCTTAGATGTCAGGGTGAGAAGTTTATAAATACACCTTCGGTACTGGCAAGGGGAATGTGCTTCCCGTCTGCTATTAACAGCCTGACAAAGACTTTTgtcatcctttttcttttacaaaggaAGCTTATTTTAACCTTATATTCTGTTAATTGCCTTTTAGTGCTGAGAAAACGGAATCATGGCAAGGCCTCTCTGAACTCATACACAAAGTCGCTACTCTGTTCATCTTCAAGTTCCTCTTAACAACGAACTTCTGTGATCACGATGACAGTGAATCAAGCTGACTGGTCCATAAAATTGTTTACAACTCTCCCAGTGCCGCCGATTCCTCCCCTCCTGTGTGGCTGTCAGTCTATCTTCTGTCTTTAAACCacaaagtcatagaatcatagaatatctcaagttggaagggacccataaggatcatcaagtccaactcgATCAAGAACCAGCAGGAGAAACCATTGTCCTTGAGCCACTGGAAAGCAACcaggaaaactgcattttagtCAGTCATTCTGTAGTTAACTTCAATGGAAGGGCCTCCTACACCGAGTCTTAGGTGAACATCTGTATGTCTAAGAACAGTTTTGCCTACAAACTAGAgggaaaagattttaatttccttttatttaaagaaaaaagttttttaaacttGGCAAGCTAAGACCCCCAAGCTAGTAACATCTTCATTAACTAAGTAGGTATCTGCACCCACCTCTTAATGCCATCGTTCAGCTCCCATACACTAAAACAACACACTACAACCACGCGCATTACTGTACTTCGTGTGAACATGCAACCACCACACGTGGCCATGGACTTTTCCAAATGGATCTGTAATGTGCTACTGATACCTACTGCTCTTAAGAACCAGTACCTACTTCTTCCTTTATTCCCCACGAAACCCAAAAAGCAAGTTCAGCAGAGAGAAGATAACAGCACTGCCCAGCTCTTTAAATGCAAAGAGATCGAGATTCCAGCAGTAAGACTGTACAGTTGTCCTTCTTTAAAACTATtgagcaaaacaaagcaggcCAGAAGCTGATGAGAGTCCCAGCAGAATGACTCTCTGCAATTTGTATGGCGCTCTGCAATTGCTAGCTCAATGGCATGGATGATGGAGGGCGTGAAAGAGCAGGAAACAGCAGTGAAGACACCAGATAGGGTAAAGAAAACCACACCAAATTCCTACTTACTGCTCTCTGATGTGTCTACTGGAAGTCCGGAGCCCCTAaaactttctgctttgctttcttttgggaATACTCTAGGAAAAACTTCCCAAAGCGTCTGAAAAATGTATCCTTCATGAGACAGATTAAAGCGATCCTTTGTAATACAGAGGCAAGAAAccacaggccagtcagcctcacctcagtcccAGTTCTACCTTGTAACTTGTTACTGCCAGTGGCATCCATCCGAGGTCAACCCAGGGGCCAAGACTACTCAACATTGTCATTTACAACCTGGACGACAGCACGGACTGTGCTCTCCGTAAGTTTGAGGGTGATATGAAAACAGAGGGAACGGGGAGAAAATGttggagggcagggctgccattcACAGGGACcgggacaggctggagaaagggGCCAACACAAACCTTGTGAAGTTCAAAGACAAACACTAAGTGCTGCACCCGGGATGGAATAACGCAGGCTGGGGGCCAACTGGCTACATAGCAACCTTGCAGGAAAAGACCCGGGGGTCCTAGTGgacaagctgaacatgagccaccACTGCAAGGGTGTACTGCTGAGAGCTAATTATGTACTGGCAGGTATTGGCAAGAGCACAGCCAGCAGTTCAAGTGCTTATTCCCCTTGGTTTAGCACTTGTGAGGTCACATCTGGATACAGCATCCAGTTTCAGGGTCCCCACAATACGAGAGAGATGTCGACAAactggagagagcccagagCCACCCAGACAGCTGAGAAACAGGGACAAGTGGCATATGAGGAGAGCTGGGGGGGAACTGGGTTCGCTTAGCCTGGAAAATGAGGAGACCAAGGAGGGATCTAATGGCACTCTTCTACTACCTAAAGagcaggaggggcagggagccatgaagaagatggagccagacccTTCTCAAAGGTGcacagtaaaaaggaaaaagaaggaatattcAGTTCAGTGCAACAAGGAGAATTTTGGTTGGAAATCAGGAGAAAAGATTTCATGAAGGGTGATTAAGTACCAGAACAGGGGCCCAGAGATGCTGGGGTtatctccctccttggagattTCCAAAACTCCGCAggacaaggccctgcacactCTGATCTAATTTTGAAGCTAGCCAGTCTCTGAACAGGGGTAGGACTAATAACCTAATTCAGAGGTCCCTTATGACAAGGAATCCCTGCAGGACAACTTGATtcttgctcacctggcctgcATCCAGCCTTTTGGCCAAAGGGGCTTCACCTCTCCATCTAGGAAGGTCTTCACATAATCCTCTAGAGACTGAGCCTTATTCTTGTCAAGGTCATAACCATCCAACTTAATCTTCACCAAGTGGCAAAGCAGCTCCCTGAAGAACAGGAAGATTTCAAATACAGTTACGTGGATTAACTTTCCCCAGTTGGAGGTCATTCTGTTTATCCAGGGCTGGATAAATACACCAAGACTGGCTCTGCGTAACACCTTACTAATAAAACTGACCCTGCACTGCCTCCGCAcgaaaaaggaagggaaaggcacGTTCCTCGCTCTGCGTGTGCACGCGCATCGATGCGCCAGGGGAGAAAAGCCTTGTTACCCCCTTCCCATTTTCATCTCCTGAAACAGCTGAGGTAGTAAATCAGTGCCAGAATTACAGGTGCCATCCACAACTGCAGAACTGAACCTCTCTGCAGGCACTCTCACTGAAGGCAGGAAGAGAAGCTTACTTTGTTGTAAATGAATCGGCCATCTATGGAGCAGCACCCCAATTTTTTACAgaataagatgaaaaagacaGCAGGATTGATGCTCATTTTATCTTTCGTCACTCTCCCCTTCACCCAGCACTCTGTTCTTTGCCAGACCCCGGGCTGCCAGGGGCAGCAATCCCCGTTAGCTTTAGCTGCTTTCACAGCCACAAATCTGGTCTTACTAAGAGTCCAGTCTGTAGGATTTCAGCAATTCAGCTGAgttccttcctttcccaaagATCTGTCCCTCTCTTTTGGCCTCAGCACAGAGGCTCCTCAGCATTTGTCTCAGAGTTGGCCTGTGCCTGAAATCAGCTTAGTTTTGCAATGTATAGAAGGGTGAGATTTAATAAATGCAATAGTGGCTTCGACAAACAGCACAGTCTGCCACAAACGTCCAAGCTGACCATTACTACAGATGATCAGCACTGCTCCGAAAACAGGACACACATACTGGAATGCTTCACTTCCAACTGCATAGAATAAGACAAGTCACAGGTTCACTTAATATCTAAATTATGCAAACCTGATTTCATCATTCCATTGAAATTTCTTTCGCGGTCCCATGACGCGcttccctcccttttcttcatcctcatcatcatcagAACAAACTCGATCTCGCTGCTCtttgtccttttcctcttccagcatCCTAAAATGGAGACACAGATAGTGCAGAAGTCATTATCCTGGAGACTCAAGGACAGGATTAAGTATCTCTGAACGACACTGTTGTGCTCAAGATTAAGAAACCTCCCAATATTGTGTAATAGAGACCATGGGACTACTCCAGCCTTACTGTTCTCTGACTGCCATGTTTCCAAAGACATGGCAAAAACACTTCAGCCAAGTTCTGGTCccatcagtgctgctgcagttgGCATCACCATAGATAGCACAAAGAACTCACACAGCATAATTAGGCCAATTAATGCCCATCAGCGATTTTTGACTACAGAACAAAAATAGGTGGTAAACTTCTTCAGAGCGGCCTACAGGTCACAGGGAACCTGCTGAGAAGGGCTACAGATGCCTAATGAGCAAACGAGGAGCTTACTTGGCAAACTTGGCCTGAGTGTGGGCTTGGCATTCCTCCTGGTACTTGGCCATCTGCTCCGGCATGGCCCTTCCAATGGCTTCCTTTAGCTTCTGCAGAGGCTCCTTCAATCGGCCACCCTAGAGCACAGCACAGACCAGACTGAAGGTCCAC
This region includes:
- the UBN1 gene encoding ubinuclein-1 isoform X7, which encodes MTEPHRVSFTTLHGPLSSSFLKKSRKDDGEQPQDSEPAATAVRITLTLFEPDHKRCPEFFYPDLLKSYRGKVKSGSSGDKKKDPADPFNDDEKERHKVEALARKFEEKYGGKRRRKDRIQDLIDMGYGYDESDSFIDNSEAYDELVPASLTTKYGGFYINSGTLQFRQASESEDDYVKEKKKKCPKKRKLKDGGEKLRKKKKDESYDKEKKSKKSKFPKAGFTALNASKEKKKKKYSGALSVKEMLKKFQKEKDAQKKKDEEQKAVTPSPAEPSAPREAEAMADPLLSLFGHASDNDLLQAATAMDSLTDLDLERLFSESPEGSPFPDVEDGSDPIGMGLEQDFKQPPSLPEGLPAPLEKRIKELAQAARAAEGEGKQRFFTQDINNIILDIELQTRELNSQIRSGVYAHLAAFFPCSKDTLVKRARKLYLYEQGGRLKEPLQKLKEAIGRAMPEQMAKYQEECQAHTQAKFAKMLEEEKDKEQRDRVCSDDDEDEEKGGKRVMGPRKKFQWNDEIRELLCHLVKIKLDGYDLDKNKAQSLEDYVKTFLDGEVKPLWPKGWMQARTLFKESRRVHGHLTSVLAKKKVIAPTKVKVKESSCKPDKKISVSVPSMHSSSTVTLSSEPQGGALGISAQTRELLSLGTAQAASNTGTPAAFLDDSLDEDLIHNPTSSLEAVSRELAVLNSRAGGSPDFTLPGAPKAPPEKIPTLASSEEKRTFPKSNPSPTSSSGSLQSPLNFLAEQALALGQSSQDKKTENSNYKELSCQASPSKILPDAHQAKQKHHSLVRPSHGPQTSTPVPGSQVKVFHSGSQLQKTFTSPAPFAKLQNPKSSSPLPQRSLLQQVKSSTKAQSFHSSASPGSTQNAGSSHKSPGSSSSSLSYAGKHSSGSSSSGQSYKSPFVSGSLSKHGASSSSSSSGASANQGCSSGSLLPGVQTPSSGQASSRPSSSSSVKKTPVSQKLTLVAPPGGSNGDSSGGTQGVAKLLTSSLKPAVVSSTASSTSVPKGTSGAVLLTSSSSLSVLAPSYKSSSPKLPAALSSAPLDASQLHGKGSNAQQRKL